Part of the Benincasa hispida cultivar B227 chromosome 11, ASM972705v1, whole genome shotgun sequence genome, TGGGGAGCCCCAGTTCTATTTGTGAAGAAGAAGGACGACACACTCAGGTTATGTATTCACTACAGGTAGTTGAACAAGGCAACTATATGAAATAAGTATTTGTTACCTCGTATTGACAACCTATTTGATCAGCTAAAGGGAGCATCggtattttctaaaattgatctGAGATCAGGTTGCCACCAATTGAAAGTTAAATAGTCAGATATTCCTAAGACAACCTTTCGAACTAGATATGGCATTATGAGTTTCTGGTTATGCCATTTGGCCTAACTAATGTCCCAACGATGTTTATGGATCTGATGAACATaatatttcatccatatttagatcagtttgtaatttttttttttttttgtagacaaTATCCTGGTTTATTCAGGTAATAAAGAAAAACATGTGGAGCACCTGAGGATAGTGTTGCAAACACTATATGAGAAGTCGTTATATGTTAAGTTCAGCAAATGCAAACTAGGAAAGATGCAAAGTTTTAATGGACAAATAGTTGTGAACAAAGTTCTCAATACTTGAAGCAAAGATTAGTAACTTTGCCAATCTTAACCCTTCCAGTTCCAGGGAAGGATTTCGAGATTTACTGTGACGTCTAGACAAGGATTAGGATGTGTTTTGATGTAGGATGGTAAAGTCATAGCTTATGTATCCAGACAACTGAAGAAGCATGGGTGTAACTACCCCCCATGATCTAGAACTAGCAACTGTTATGCTGGCATTGAAGATTTGGAGACATTACCTATATAGTGAGAAATGTCACATCTTTACAAATCATAAGAGtctaaaatatatctttgatcagaaggaaTTAAATTTGAGATAGAGGCGATGGATTGAGTTGATTGAAGATTATGATTGCACCATTAACTGCTACCCAGGTAAAGCTAACATAGTAACAGATGCTTTAAGCGTGAAATCGAGTTGGCTCGAAGATGCATTGAGTTCTCTAAGGTGAACGTTATTGCAGGAGTTTAAAGCAGCTAATGCATCATTGACAATAGGTCATTTGGGGAAAATGACAGCTTAGTTTTAGGTGAGACCAACATTAGTAGATGATATCCTTAGAGCTCAAACAGCAGActctaattttagtaagttgaTTGGAGAGGTTAGGCAACAATAAAGATCAGATTATATTTTATGACAGGATAGAGAATTGATGAAGGAAGATAGGTTGTGTGTTTTTTATAATGAAGCACTGAAGAATGCTAGAAGAGGCCCATAGTTCAGCCTATGCCATGCACCCAGGTAGAATCAAGATGTACAGGACATTGAAGAAGAATATAGCTAGTTATATAGATAGATGTTTGATCTGTCAGCAGGTTAAGCGAGAGCGTTAGAGATCTCCAGGTTCATAGACTTTCCTTTCTCTCAGTAGCTAGATCAAGAGTCAGATCAAAGAccactgatcatatcataaaACATATATGTTTGACCTTTCTCGATGCTTTTTTTGGGGTGACTCACCCGGGTCAGTCCATTGATATGCTCATTGGGCTCGTGAGCCCCTCCTCGGGTAGATTCCTCATCTTGCTTCTCAACCCAGAGTTATACCCGAGGAAGTAGGGGTCGCTGTAGCTGCTGGCTACACAAACTGTTGAGGATAGTTCTAGATCTGTCGAATTATAGAATCTCCAGGGCTTTCCTAGCACCCTGAATGTCAAGATCCATGCAATAGGGTGATACCACGCACGTTAAACCCACTTCCAGTACCTAAATGGAAATGGGAACATGTGACTGTATATTATATTTTTGGCCTACTAAGGACATGTAGTGGTTATGATGGCATTTGGGTAATACTAGACAGAGTGACAAAGACGGAAAAGTTTTTACCAGTCAAAGCCACACCTACCTTTGATCAGTTGGCTAAGATGTATGTTGATCGAGTTATGAGCCGGTTTGGAGCTCCAGTATCCATTGTATCAGACAGGGATCCGAGGATTACCTCTAAGTTCTAGCCTAGTTTACAAAAGGCACTTGGTACTAAGTTACACTTTAGTACAACATTTCATCCACAAACGGATGGATAGTCAGAACAAACGATCCAGACATTGGAGGATATGTTGAGAGCTTGTGTGTTACAGTTTAAGGGTAGCTGGGGTACACACTTACCATTGGCAGAATTTGCATATAATAATAGTTACCACTCTAGCATTGGTATGGCTTCATATGAAGCTTTGTATGGGAGACCTTGTAGAACACCAGTTTATTGGAATGACGTTGGCGAAAGGCAGTTGATAAAACCAGATTTGGTTCAAACGACGTCAGAAAATGTTAAGTTGATAAGAGAAAATCTAAAGTAACTCGAGAcagacagaagagctatgcaAATAAGAGAAGAAGAGAGTTAGAGTTCAAAATCAGAGATCGAGTATTTCTAAATCTATCTTCATGGAAAGGTATACTCAGATTTGGCAAGAAAGGTAAGTTGAGCCCAAGATATATAAGGCCCTATGAGATAATTGAATGTGTTAGGCTAGCAGCTTACAGATTAGCTTTACTTATTGAGTTATCCAGGATACATGATGTttttcatatgtctatgttaaGGAAACATGTCCCCGATCCTACTCATATTCTCCAAGATCAGCCAATGCAATTAAAGGAGAATTTAGCATACGAAGAAGAGTTAGTCGAGATTTTAGATAAGAAAGAGCAGATGTTGAGAAAGAAGACTATTCCGCTGGTTAAGTCTTGTGGAAAAACCATGAAGTAAAGGAAGCCACGCCACGGAAGCTGAGGAATAGATGAAAAACAAATATCCACACCTGTTCACATGATGAGTTCATGCCAAATTTCGAGGACAAACTTTCTCTAAGGAGAAAGTAAATTGTAAACCTCTAAATTTATCTTACTAGTTAATCCAGTCCCCTTAATTACTTGTTTAATTGTGCTAGTATGTGTTTTAAACTCCGTAAGCATGTAGTTATAATATTTGTAGTAGTTGAAATATTATGGAAGTTATAACGAGTATGCATGTGAGGTAAAAATGAGGAAAAATTTCTAGGTCTTGAAATGTGGTGCTCTCGAGTAGTAAAGAGCAATCAGCACTTAGAAAAAATTGGGGAAGCTAGGATAGACGCAAATAGGTGCAATGCCAGATTGAAAAGGAAGTAGGAAATTACCTAAGTTCTTGAAGTTGTGCTCTCGGGCAAGATAAAAGAGCTAACGCCTAAAAGGGAATCAAGAATGTAACAGTGAGGAATGCATGAGCGACTATAGTCCTAAAAGTGGAAATTGGCTTAGACTAATAGAAGGTATGTGGCAAGAGCCATATGGAGGTTGGTAAAAGTCTAAAGTTAATAGTATGTGGTCGATTGAGGTTCCCTAAGTGAATGCATGGTAGACAAAGAGTGCTAAGGTATGAGAAGTTAATGGGGCATTTAAGAGCAGCAGGCTTAAGCACAAGTGTCTAAAGTTAAAGTCAGTGTATGTATGGTTAGTGATGCGTGAGCAAGGGAATGCGACATTAGCCAGGGTATGCGTTGGCCGAGAAGAAAGACAAGGTGGAACCCAAACCTGGACCTTGATGAAAGACTTAGGCATTTAGCTTAATCACCCAATTAATGGGCTAAGTGGCATGCTTAGAGGCTCTAAGAATGGATTAGTGCGTCAACTGTCACTTTAAGAAGCATTATGGGCATGCAACCTTAGTATAAAAAGGAAAGTTGGAATTAAGGTGTCTAGTTTAGGAATTCTACTTAAGCTAAGGAAGGAGAATTTTTGCCAACTTTAAGCATGGAGGTTGAAAGAGTTGAAACAAGGTTACTAGAGGAAATTTCCATGGAATTGAGCTAAAtgttgaagaatttcttcaagtGTTCAAGGATCTTAGGCTATGCGGACGAGTTGTAAAATTGGTTAATTGCAAGCATTGGGAAAGAAATTAGAAGCCGGAATTCTAAGGTAAAATAGTTGAGATGTTTAGGAATAAGTTCTTAGAAGGAAGTTTCATGAGATTAGGTCTTCAATTTAAGTTATTCGAGCTGAAAGTGAAACCTGAAATTTTGGTTGgatgaacaagcaagcagctgcAACCCACACATAAGCAAGTAGTTGGTCAGCAGACGCTAAGTATGGGCAAGCGTTTGTTGCATAGACACAGCCAGCACGTTTTGGCACCTAGGAGCCTCTTATGTGCAAGCTGCCACCCACCTAGTTAGTTGCAAGGTAAAAGTTTGGTTAAGTGTGATAATGCGTTAAGTACAGTATACCAAGGATGCATCGAGTAAAAAGGGGAATAAGATGATGCGTCGAACTAAGTTTGAGGCTTAGCAATGCGTTACCTTCAATAATAAGTTAAGCTTGTGAGGGAGCTTAAGCATTAATCAAAGACTCTTGTTATCCTTTCAGGACAATCACATATAGGGGAGGCTTACAATCCTTTAAGGAAGTAACCCAAAGATAGTGAGtgactagttttcaaaatatttgctAAGTGTTTTACTTATGAATTTCCAATGCATAGCTACTTTTATCTTGATGTTCTAATACATACTTTAAATAATGGGAGTCGAGTATGAACGCATGTTAATGATTTAAAGACAGCTTTTACATGAAATTTCCATGTGTTCCACTTGAGTTTTATGTCATGATTTAGCATTGAAAATGAGCTATTTACCGATTCCCATAAGCATGATAAGAATGTTGTTTTATGATGTTAACATGTATGTTTAATGTGTAAAATCTACTCTTGAGCGTTTggtaccgaaggtatggtaaggaaCTCAGTATGACGATCCTTGCTACCGAAGATATGTAAGGTAAGTAGGATCCTAATCAGTTCTATTTGCACGTAAGAACTATGTTACTGACATTGATGAGgttgagcaaaagggctctttttcaactaaggttattagggattgagcaaaagagctCTCCCACATGTTTAGGCAAATgaataaagaaattttatatGGAATGTTGATGAGTTTTAGTCTTGGGCTTTACATACTCTGATTTCAtatcttcaaatttttatttctaaccCTAGAATGTTAAAGTGAATACTTTATTACAAACATGTTTATATTATGAgtttatgaaagtatgtttctTTTAAGAGGTAACTCATTGGGCATTTTAAGCTCACCTTTTTCAATATTTTCCTTCTCAGGTACTGGTTGACGTCCCAAGGCCTAACACTTCTGCTAGTCAGTTACTTCTCAATAACCATAGAGAATTTGAAGTTTAAGTGGCTCATCACGTCttgttaaaacttgattttatgtTCATATTATGGGAGTCGGGATAGAACCTTGAGTAGTATTTGTAAATTAAGTATCCTACTATGTGAAGATATGTATGCTAAGTTGTGTTAACCTTTGATTATAATCTGTTGTGAGTTATGTAATTGTTTATCAGGTACTAGGAGTACAGGTTTGTGAATGTAGGTTGGCAGTAATTGTCATGGGAGGGTTGACAATTGTTGTCTTCACCCTTCTCGGATTAGGAGGGTAATTCGGGAAGGGACGTGACATTTGTAATCAcaccaaaaaataaattatggtatatgtgatgtatatttacattttttaatatattaccACTATATTCAACATATACTTAGATCTTAATAGAGAGGTAATTGATTATCAATTATGAATATAGAAGAAAGTAAACAAAATCTACCACACATAAGTAAACCttaataattaaatgaatataaatcaaaaataaaaataaaaaagaaaacaattataatttgaaaatggTGTTAATGaggaaaaaattaaatatttcgacaatttatttatgaaaaataatgtaattaatgatattccaaaaaaataaaatcgctaattaattaatactaaatttgGAAATGatataacttttatttaaaaatattacgaAATTAATAGATGAGATAAAGTATATCAAAAGCTAAAATTGTCCGTTGAAATCTAATtatgaaatattattaaattttaggtatggtgaaaattttccatcaaaatctcaaattttcaataggGTAAATTTTCCGTCCCCCCCCACCAAATTATGACaaaatttcatgattttgagaaaatttcgAGAAATTTCACAATTTTGAGACATTTTTATTAGGTTTTCCcctaatttgatgaaatttcgATAGATCTCAaaattttgaggaaaattcaagaaaaatttgatctttttttaaattatgttagctcattttaacttttttagttttatggtCTTATTACATACACAATTGTATAGTTTCATATGCTAATGTCGTTTTCAACAAAGGAtgaagttttttgtttttactatATACTACGTTTTCTAATTTCggatttttctcaatttttagcTTTATTTTCAATCTGCAACTTTCAtttctaaagaaaatgaaattgaaaaaaccacaaaaaagtctatatttatttttaatcttatttttaatctcattcaaatattttctaataaattttcaCATACTTTCAccataaaatttaattgatgtgaatttttttcttttaacctcaaaaacttttattttcacatcatttcaccttaaaatattcctaaaattttatattattttgtaattatttttcatttctttttaaatttttttgcttTTGCAACTACATTTAcacaaatatttacaatatatatttaactaatttcaatAAAGTTTTCCAAATTCTGTATGATATTGATATCATCATCCATATTTCTACAAAATGTGGACCTCGATATTTCTATCAACATCCAGATTTCGAACtttgatgatatgatattgATGAAATATTAGTTGTATGAGAGGTTAATTCATAGAGGGATAGTTCTTACCATCTATAATACTCAGCCTTCAAATGAGTCATGAACCAAGTCCATGATGAATGGTTCTCACTATCTACAATACTGAAGGTAATAGGATATATGTTGTTATTGCCATTGATACACGTTGCTATTAACAATACCCCTTTGTATTTCTAGTGCAAATGGGTCCCATCAACAAGGATTACTGGGTGGATGCAGTTCAAAAAACCCTGATACACGGATTAAGTACCATGAAGACATACTCGGCGACCCTTGTGCAAACATCAATCTGTACTCTCTAGCGCGATAAGCCCGCCCGTAATTTATGTCCACTCCATAATCTCGTCGGACGTTCTTAATTATATCCCTCGGACAATATGTTCGACCAACTTGTTCGTATTTGGACTTGATTAAGTGTCTAATAACCCAACTTTTTGCTTGTTGATGATTACCTATTCTCATTTCATGAGAACATATATGTTGCTTGGATATTTAgtcactttgaaggaatcactttctttcatttttttcgcATGGAACCTCCACATGCATTCCTCCACCGAACACCGTGTAAAAAAGGAAACAATGAGCTTGCTAACTATCAGGTGTTCGGTGGAGGAATGCATGTGGAGGTTCCATgcgaaaaaaaatgaataaattattacacgatcgtttgtgGTCCTGAAGATTGTCCACTAGTTTGTGGAGGAATGCATTGTCCGGTGGGAGGAAGATTGTCCACCAGTTTGTGGACGGGaggaataaattattaaattggtgGAGGAATGCATTGTCCACCGAAAAAAAACTGAACATGGATATGGAAAATCTTCAGGACCACAAACTGATGGGACAGGAGCAGGTGGTGTTGGAACATGGATGTAAAGTGTTGGAGAAGTTTGTGGTCCTGAAGATTGTCTATATCCATGTTCAGTATCGAATTGTGAAGTACATCTTGGATCACTGTTGTGATAAAATCAAGCTTTACTTTGATCATCCCCCAAGTAATTGCTTACTTTTGAAGTAATTGGGGGGTGTGGAATCTTTTTAATATTGGGGGGTGtggaatattttattaaaaaaagacgACATAAAAGTAATTGCTTACTTCTGAAGTTCTCCGGTCTTCCCTCACTTTTCTGTTTTCTCAGTACTCCATTGTCATACCTTCACTTCAAGAGTCGTTAGGGTTTGATAAAGAATAAAAAGCTTCGCATTGACGTTTTCCGTTCATCACTGTCCAAAGTCATGCTGACCGGAGCTACCAGATTCGCCTCTATGGCGGCTGCCGGAATCGGAGTTATCAGAAGCCGTCTTCGAAAAGCCCCGCCCGTTCAAGCATCGGACCAATTGCTTTGCAATTCCACTCGTCCTGTTTCCGCTCTCACCTCATCTTCCTCTCCGACTGCAAAGGCTGTCGTCGCCGAGGAGAACGACCTAATCATGGAAGCTGGGGAGCCCGTCACTAGACTTGTATTTGGAGGCCGCCCTAACGTTGAAGAATCTAAGGAAGCCACCGCAGATTTGAAGGAGGTCTTGGATGCGTAAGATCGATCAGAACTCCATCTCATTTTTTCCCTAATTTATTTGATTAGATTGACAAATTTTCACCATTTGGTTGGAAAACTCTGTATACATGTTTTAATTCCAGGATGTTTCTGTCATCGTCTAAATCCTTTGAATCAGAAACTTCATTGTTACCTGGAATTTCTCTGCCTCTGAATACTGAGATGGTAGATAACAGATCTGGTTTAATCATAGAGAAGAATACAAGTACTCCAGGGCCTGAACATGTTCATGAAGCATTCCGTTTGCTTTGCTATAGCTCTACAATTCAGGTAATTAATTTTCACgcattaaatttgattaataaccACGGCATTGAGGTTCAATCAatctattaataataatttctcaaaattataAAGAAATGGCAGGATATAGAAACTTCAAGACACCATACTTCTTTGAATTGAATCTGTCTGTTTCAACTTTTCATTTGTTCTTCAGAATATTGTTGCTTCCCTCGCCTCTGACCAAAAGGTATACGAAGCTGTGCTTGAGAATTCTGAACTCAAGAAATACATCAACGCCTACGAAACCAGTAATCAAACTGTCCATTTTCTTTTGAATCCAATTTATTGTTATTGGGGCTGAAAAAATGTTGTGTTCCCGTTACAAAATTTGACGAGGTTAAATTTCATGAAGGTTCTGGTACCTTTGAGCATGAAGGAAATGTTGAATCAAAAGCAAGTGCCATAGAAAAGCTCAGGAATCTGAAAGATTTCGTAGTTAAAATGGTGATTAATATACCAAATCATCTTCCGGGCTTATTTGGATTTTCAGCTGTGGAGAGTGGTTCCGAATCAGATGACAAACAAAACTCAACTATGGAAGCTGGAAAATTTGGATCAGGCTTTGTGGAAAAGCTCAAGAAACTGAAAAATTCAGTTGTTGAAATGGCGACTAATATACCAAATTATCTTCCAAACTTTCATGGATCTCCAGCTTCAGAGAATGTTTCTGGATCAGAACATAAAGGAAACACCCAAAGTTTCCCCCCTGAAGTGAATTTAGGAACATATCTTACAGGCTTGGCAATCATGGTTATTATGATTGTTGTCTTCAAGCGAGTTTCTTAGATTCTGTCTCACCAGATTGTGCTGGACTTGTGGAAGCTGTGTGTATACCTTCAAATAAAGGCTCCAGAGTTTGCTAGGTATGTTATGAGAGATTATCTCTTGCTTTATCTTGATAGTATTAAGGTAGATACTTTATCTTAACATATCTGTTTaactttattttcatcaatTCTCTGTATTTGCATGGAGAATATATCTTGCTATCCATAATGGGATTGATATTATGGAGTTTTTTGTAACCCATTCCTCTACGAGGAATAGACATACCAACTAAGAAGTACAGGTACTTCTAATTGTATAGAGAATCGATATCGGATACGTCTAGATATATGGTAGATATGTGTCTGATTTGAAGTatctgattttttatttttatttttatttttcagataTGCGTATCTGCTTTCAAATACGTGAAAAGGATAtgtgtcatttttttttcaaatttaaacccAACCACTTAAAAAGCCCAACTTAAAACCAAAtttattttagtgcatgtttaggagtgattttaaaatcataaaaaatcgctttttttttcatttttaaaatcattcgaaaacacatttttaattattcaaaattaatttagttttcaattttacacttttaagtGTAATTTTCATATcgtcaaaattagttttgaaggattaaacatgtttcgctatgattttgaaaataacaaaagtaatttcaaccattttaaaatcactttcaaatataaaagtccacttaaattgAACAATCCAAaaccaaataaatgaaaaatgataaaaacataaaaagaatgaaaaaaaaaactcgaaatgtaattaaatcttaattttttccttctctcactatttaaatcatgattcacacccctttcatcctcaacttcattcttcaatcttcatcttctactttTTTTCTTACCATCTACTCTAGTTGCTCAACAGTCACTCAATGTTATTCAATttcttttcaagttttcactctcttcttgaatcCACTTTAATCTAACTTAGAATAAGTATTATAGAAATTAAttagacattatatatataatatattttcaacgtatcagtatcttaattttttagaatttatgtATCACCATATCGTATCGTATCTGTATCATGTATCCGTATCTGTGTCGGTGTTTCTTAGCATATCAAGTTTTTTCTATTCTGTgcttttctttaaagaaaaatataatgataTCATGGCTAAAGCAAAGAAACCTTCAACCATAGATGAAACTGATTTCTCATCCATTTACCAATATAGCTAGAATGAGAAATTGGGAGACCCACAAAAGTTTATAGAATTGTATGAAGTTTTGATCCCTGTAAAGCTCCTATTTCTTTTGAGTTATTGTTCTTCAGCCTTCAGCAACTTCTGCACCAGCAGAGTAGGAATAGCAGATATATGAAGTTTGTGTATCGATGTCGAGTGGCAGTGAGAATAGCCTCACTTCTCCTTGCCCACCTTGTTTTCATCTTCTGAGAACTTTAAATCAAATGAAAGTTTTTTCGTCGTGCGGATTGTTGTTATGCTCAAAACATAAGACTCAGAGCGATGTCCAGGAAGAGCTTACACTAGAATAAAGAAATGAAAGCATTTAATAGGATATCCTTTCACACAATGTAGTTAGCCACCTCTCTCTTGACTGTTTGGCGAAGGAGAATCGTAGGGCAATGTCCATTTTAAGAATgtcccatttgataactattttgtttaactttaatttaaatttttaatacattcttaaaatatagataacaaaacaaagaaatcaatAGGTGCAACTAATGGTAACTTACTTAGAGGCTCAAATGATGATGCATAAACGTTCATCATTTGTTAACTTGCACAGTaataagggggaaaaaaaagctCTTCACAattaagtaaaaagaaaaataaatcaaatggTATCTTCCAAGTTCCACCCCCTCTTCTAATCCTCCAACCTGCATTATGATCATCCACTATTTCATCCATGTGTATAGAACAATTGATTGTCCTATTTGAGCatttacattattttaaaatttcaaacatattcttaacaatgataatttattttatttcgttGAGTTTacccaccaaaaaaaaaaaaaagacgccAATAAACTATCTTCTACTATGGAACCTTTTTTCTTGTGATAAGATAGCAAGATATACGGGTAAAAAATAATtgtgttaaaagaaaattcaaatttcacaaaacATCTCTTCCACAAGCATTCTACAGATAAAGTGAAGCATCAAGAATTATGGAGCTTTAGAcatattttttaatacaaataaataatcaaatatgaAAACAATATTTTCTGGATGGGGGGAGGAGGGTGTAGGTCTTTCTTCATTACAGATAATTTGTTCTTAATATAagcaaaatatattttagttatATGATGTTGAAGTGTAGTGTTTATTTAgttcttgaatttgaaaatgTACACTACAAAAAATCTGGTCTTCgttagaaaaaaatttgttCACCCTCCTCTCGGACCAAAGCTCCTCTTATAAACCCAACCAACCGCTTCTCCCTCCTCTCAGATGAGCTAATATGCAAAGAAGAATGCTAGCAGTAGACTTAAGCTGTAAGAAGTAAAAACCCTAAATTTATTGGGTATCAACTAATCCCAAAATCATCGCAACTAGAGATGATTTCATTGAGCCTgcaacaaaatgaaaattagtcGCGCATTTTCCAGCTATTTTACCCCACAAGTTAAAATGATCTTGCGACTGGATCGAGATTCAATTTCACCCCAAAttctattccaaattcaagtcaAGATTTGGGTACCAACAAAATTTCATCCCAATGTCAAGACCTTGGCATAACCTAAGTGTTGTCTCAAATCAAAATATAAGTACACTCCAAGCATCCACCAAATCAAAGTTGAATGAAAGAGAGACAAAATCACAAATTCTACTTTAAAGTCACATGAAGAATTGAGTATATTCTAAATCTAAAAAATTGTTAGAATTtgagatattaaattaaatttgcaattaaagtggaacataaattctactttagttcaaattaaagtttacttGGGAGCAAGAAAA contains:
- the LOC120092205 gene encoding uncharacterized protein LOC120092205; translation: MLTGATRFASMAAAGIGVIRSRLRKAPPVQASDQLLCNSTRPVSALTSSSSPTAKAVVAEENDLIMEAGEPVTRLVFGGRPNVEESKEATADLKEVLDAMFLSSSKSFESETSLLPGISLPLNTEMVDNRSGLIIEKNTSTPGPEHVHEAFRLLCYSSTIQNIVASLASDQKVYEAVLENSELKKYINAYETSSGTFEHEGNVESKASAIEKLRNLKDFVVKMVINIPNHLPGLFGFSAVESGSESDDKQNSTMEAGKFGSGFVEKLKKLKNSVVEMATNIPNYLPNFHGSPASENVSGSEHKGNTQSFPPEVNLGTYLTGLAIMVIMIVVFKRVS